Proteins co-encoded in one Acanthopagrus latus isolate v.2019 chromosome 10, fAcaLat1.1, whole genome shotgun sequence genomic window:
- the c10h20orf27 gene encoding UPF0687 protein C20orf27 homolog has product MAAAKKSCAKAGGVRFSEEPPAAGASSHVHFDEKLHDSVVMVTPEDDGNFMVKVGFLKTQHRYEIVFTLPEVPALGKDVCPAPVPSPHLRITDITPAPEGGLKVTCEYMAQQEGVLCEEVLLLSETNEDVCVKVKVHARVMDRHHGTPMLLEGVRCIGVELEYDSEQSDWQGFD; this is encoded by the exons GTTGTGCGAAGGCAGGAGGCGTGCGCTTCTCAGAAGAGCCCCCCGCTGCTGGAGCCTCATCACACGTTCACTTTGACGAAAAGCTGCATGACTCCGTCGTCATGGTGACTCCCGAGGATGATGGCAACTTCATGGTCAAG GTCGGCTTCCTAAAGACGCAGCACCGGTATGAAATAGTGTTCACCCTGCCCGAGGTCCCAGCCCTGGGGAAGGATGTGTGTCCAGCACCGGTGCCCAGTCCCCACCTCCGGATCACTGATATCACACCAGCACCGGAGG gaGGTCTGAAGGTGACGTGCGAGTACATGGCCCAGCAGGAGGGCGTTCTGTGTgaggaggtgctgctgctgagcgaGACCAACGAGGACGTCTGCGTTAAAGTCAAAGTTCACGCCAGAGTCATGG ACCGTCACCACGGTACCCCCATGCTGCTGGAGGGCGTGCGCTGCATCGGCGTGGAGCTGGAGTACGACTCCGAGCAGAGCGACTGGCAAGGCTTCGACTGA